A window of Mobula hypostoma chromosome 7, sMobHyp1.1, whole genome shotgun sequence genomic DNA:
atgtcagtaccctacccccaataccatgtgctctaattttgcccactaatctcctatgtgggaccttatcaaagactttctgaaagtcccggtacactacatccactggctctcccttgtccattttcacagttacatcctcaaaaaattccagaagattagtcaagcacgatttccccttcgtaaatccgcgctgactcggactgatcctgttcctgctatccaaatgtgccgctatttcatcctttgtaattgactccagcatcttccccaccactgatgtcaggctaactggtctataattccctgttttctctctccctcctttcttaaaaagtgggataacattagctacactCCAGTCcccaggaactgatcctgaatctatagaacattggaaagtaattaccaatgcatccacgatttctagagccacctccttaagtaccctggggtgcagaccatcaggccctggggatttatcaacctgcagtcccatcagtctatccaacgccattttctgcctaatgtgaatctccttcagttcctccattaccctaggtcctccggccactattacatctgggagatggtttgtgtcttccctagtgaagacagatccaaagtacctgttcaacacgtttgctatttccttgttccccataataatttcacccgtttctgtcttcaagggcccaactttggtcttaaataattttttgctcttcacatacctaaagaagcttttacaatccccctttatattcttggctagctctcatcttttctccccatattgcctttttagttatcctctgttgctctttaaaagtatcccaatcctctggcttcctgctcttctttgctatgttatacttcttttatttttacactatccttgacttcctgttttgtgtagttctgtgggcaaaaatgccttgttaatgagagaggttagaggagagtggccaggctggttcaaggtGATAGATAGTCAGAATaaccatgttacaacagtggtttgcagaagaccatctctgaacacgtccaaccttgaagtggatgtacATAGCacaattagcaagtttgctgatgatactaaatatCTGTTAGAAATCATTTTTAGGTTATGAAATTATGGATCACATAATCATGGATTAACTAAAGTGCAAACCtatataaaattttaaattcCAACTGATACTTTGCGGCTAGTGAAACCAATATTTGGGTGTGTGACATTCTGCTTCTGGCCCATTCAAATTACACTGGGAAAGACAATACTGTAAATGAATGTTCCTGATTTAGCATATTGTTAACAATGTATCTCTGCCCCTTTAGCCACAGTTCAGGACAGATCTGTTTTGTCTTTTAACCTTGAGGTTAGTTGTATATTGATGGAGCCATCCCTCATCTCTATAACAAAAGGGACATATTTTGGTGGTCTGGAGTTTGTATTTGTGCTTTTAGAACAGGATTGAATATTCAAAGCAGTTCTGCTAGTTGGAATGTGctaccattgtaaatatgtaatgcAGTAAATTTGTATgacaatattcaaaatgttaaatAGGTGATCATAGCAGTAGTTAATAATTTATTGTAATCTTTGTGTTGAAAAAGTATAAAACATCGTTTCAAGTGAGTGAGATTATCTTTGCTTCTTCTGGACTATATCCTGGAGGTTTACTGTGCATATAAAAAACTAAGTTTCATGGTTACGGCTTCTGTGTGGCTCAGTTGTAGTCAGTCACAACAATACCATCTTCTTCCTAGTGAAACAGCTTACAATGAATTACAAACAGGTCTTGAACAGTTAGGGAAATGACTCGAGGAGTGGAAAGCAGATTTAATCttagagaagtatgaggtggtgcactttggagAGCCAGACTAGGATGGGACTTGTACTGTGAGTGGCAGGTCACTGACgactgttgtggaacagagggatctgagagtaCGAGTGCACAGTTTGTTGAAAGCAGTTACACAAGTAGGCAGTGGTGAAGAATGCCttcagcatgctggccttcatcagtcagggcattgaggtTAGGAGTAGGGACatcatgttgcagttatataaggtgttgatgaggctgtaTTTGGAGTACCACTTACatttataggaaagacattgtcaagttGGTGTGGGTGCTGCCTAGagtagagggcctgagttataaagagaggTTAGCCACACTGCGTCTTTATTCCCTGAGATGCAAGAAAATGAGGGGTGcctcatagaagtttataaaatcattatGGCTATGGATAAGGTCATGGTCTATTCCCCAGAATTAGGAAGAGCAAAAGAGTGGCTACAAATACACAATAagagggggagagatttaaaagagacttgtgcaatttgtttttttttagcgtGTTGGGTGTTTAGTattttcttgaatgggttccatggtatttctttgtttcatggctacctgcgGAAGGACGAATCTCTGAGTTCTAttctgtatacatattttgataataaatgtactttcaaaacTTGGACTTGAGATATAGCTTCGTTACACCTAGGGTAGTGTTTACCTGGagagagctgccagaggaagtggtcaaggcGGTGTGTTGCAATATTCAATAGGCATTTGGAGGGGAGGGGGCTTGGACAAGTGTGGGCAACTGGGGCTAGTGGgaaggatgctgtggtcagcatagATCAGTTCACTgagggcctgtttccaagctgtatTACTCTATAACCCTACACATTTAGCCATTAGACCTGCTTTATTTGAACCTGCTTCTGTGATGTTCCTGGTGATGTTTTGCTGGATCAAAGGCAATGTATAAATAAGACTTCTTATTAGTTGGCATAACAGCAAATAGTGCTAAGGAATTTTTTTGTGTATAGTATAGATTACATTCAAGCAAAATCATGTAGTCTGCTTGTATATGTTATCACTAGCATCTgatccaaggaacacacacaaaatgctggagaaacttagcaggctaggcaacaactatggaaaagtgtaaacagtcaatgtcttgggctgagacccttcatcaggacactgatCCAAGTTTAAAAGGCTGAATTCTTAATTTTTTTAACTTAAATTTTCTGATACAAGTTCTAACAGCATACTTGCAAAATGTAGAATTCTTCACTTTGGTCAGTGAAATTATTTTTTCCATTTAACAGAAAGTTTATTTGAATAACATGTATTTTTATTTTGGCTAAGATGCTTAAATTCTAATTTTATGACAGTGTGGTgaatgagtacatttacatgtgATTCATGCAGGTTCAAATTTGAATTTATCATGTGTAGCATACACTGGATACTGTGATCCTGCCGTATCACTTGTATATTGGATAATAGATAACATATTTATTGAAGACTATTTCAACAACTCATTCCACTATGAAGAACGGTATGGATTTCTGATTTTTTTGGGCTTAAATCAACACGTAATTGAGTGTCAGTAAAGGTTAACTTTAACTGATGTTATTTTGTAACTGTTTTTTCCAGTGAGTGGGTGAGTGAAGACAAAGGCAACTATCATCAAGTTAatataattttaaacaattttaaaGAAGAGTATTATGACAAGGTATTTAAATGTGTTGCGAGAAATGGATTGGGAAATCAAATTGCAACTATTAAGTTTAGAAAAACAGGCAAGTAAttcattacaatatttaaaacaaaataactgTTCTAAAGGACATTTACTATTTCTGATACAAAGTGTTTGATTTCTGTCTGACCATGTTGTCGATATATTTTAATATGTTAATGCAGTTATGATTGATTGTGATATACTTGTATATTTCTGGAAAATAATTTGTTTTTGATTTCAGCTCAGCTTATGGTTTTGTCAGGAGTTTTGAGTCAACTTTAAAAGAAAAGGCATTGGATTGCATATTTTTACTTGCATtgcaataaaattactttgaaaaaTGAAAGGTGGGAAGATACTGTGTGAATTACAAAGGCCATAAATCCCTTTTGTGTtgacgcatggccaagtggttaaggcgttcatctagtgatctgaaggtcgctagtttgagccttggctgaggcagcgtgtgtatccttgagcaaggcacttaagcatatattgctctgcgacaacaccggtgccaagctgtatgggtcctaatgcccttcccttggacaacatcggtggtgtggagaggggagacttgtagcatgggcaactgccggtcttccatacaaccatgcccaggcctgtgccctggaagccTTCCAAGGCGCGAATCCATGgcctcacaagactaacggatgcctaaatcCCTTTCTATGGATGCATATTGCACAAGGGATACTGGACTTCACAGTGACATTCAGTTATATACCCAGCATGCCTGATGCTTCTTTGATCATTTTAGTAGCTTACATGGTCCATAAGCAACTGATGGAGAAGTTTTACAATAAGATCTCTTTCAATAATTTAATTACCCATCTGAATGTGTCTTGGGTATGTCTTTTACCACCAGCCAATCCCACACATGCCATCTAAGCTCATAATGCACTCCTGATACTGCCCAccactgggattcccatactgctCTCAGCCCATTTCCCACCCAGAtatccaccccccgcccccaccaataCCCAGTCACTTTCGATTAAAATTCCAACCTCCCAAAACTAAAGGCTGTGGGTTTTGTGCTGTGGTATTTTTCTTTGCTAAGCATATGAGCAAAACATTGATGGTCCACTGAGCAGAGAAGGTTCATCATGCAATTGTAATCAAATTTCAAGCCAAAATATAATTAAATGTATGTTACTTATGGATTATGTAGTGTACATATGCACATACTTTAAGTATAAGAGATTTCTGATGAATTTTGTGATTTCCTGATATTTCTCAAACCATTTAATTTGTTTTCACTCAATATCCAACTTTATATATCTCCTTTCTTTCTAAGATTTGATGTTTTGGCTTTGGGTATATAAGACCCACTCATTGGAATTTCTTCCCTCAACCTTTACCCCTTGCTGTGCCCCTTTAGAAAACTTCTGTAAGACAGAATTTTGACTTGGCACTTAATCATTCCCCACATGACTTTATTTGCATGTGATGCTGCCGCAAATAAGGTTTCCATGTGCCTATGCACAAATGTACTTATAAATATGACTTTCAGATCTCCATCCAGATACTCTACTGAATGCTAGtgaccttctctcttcttcttctgTCCACTTTATGGTCACCTCAGTGTAGTTAACATATCTTCCCAAAGACAATGGATGGACAAGACAATGTTTTCTTCAATTGAAAGCCACTTTGTTGCAGCCATAAACTTGACATACTTTGTCACTGGCTTCACTTTTCTCACTGCAGACACTCAAAGTACAGCTGACGTTGCAGTATTTGTtccatttcaatttttttttgaacatACCTTTTTTCACCAAACCTCAAACATCTACATGGCCTCCCACGTATGACTTACCAACATTTTCTTTTGAATATTTTATTTCATTCACTTCTCTTTGATTTCCCatgatttttcatttttttacatTGACGGTATTGATAATCATTGCAAAATAGGTTTTCTTATTTATAGCAGGTATGGTTTGCAATACATTTGAGAATAAATAGCATTTTAAAaaagtcattagatatattttgACCCTGAATATCAATTTAGATAAATTTAAAGAAGTACTAATGTTATTTTCATTCTTCTAATGATAATACAAACCAGTTTTAGAATTGTTTTTACAAACCATTGCATAGTGAACTAATCTTCTTTGGTAACTCATTGGAAGTTATTTTAAAGTATGCATTATCAATGTTCAGTGATTTTAAATGTCAAACCACAGAAACTGATTAGTTAGTCCAAGAAATCCGGGAAATTGGGCTCAATGTTTATCTTTACATTTTGcagaattatattttaaaatgtattttaaaatgaaCATTATTCATTGTTCTCCCCTTTTCAGTGGTAGTAGCAATTAAAATGCATAAGAACCTATAAAATTTCTTAGTCCTTCAATTTTGCtgaatttcactttttttttgtttatgttcAGCTGCAGATTTTACAAGGGAGATAGTAGCAACGTTTGGTGTGTTTGCCTGTGTCTTACTCATCTGCATTTGCACTTACAAGAGTTTTAAGATTGATATTATCCTGTGCTTTCGTGATAATTTTGCTGTAGGTGGTGCTCAAAATGGTAAGTGCAAACTTGCTTTTTGTTCAGTCAAGTATGTATGAACTTTAAGCTGTCATGTCAAATGCAGTTCAATTTGATGACACCTTAAGTCAAACAATTTCAAGTGGCTTGCTGTAGTACATTCTATGAAATTACCTTATGCTTGTTTTGCTTTCAGATGGTAAGAGATATGATGCTTACATCATTTATCCACAAAGTAATTCATCATGCAGTCCTGATATACTTCTCTTTGTTATGAATATATTGCCAAGAGTTTTGGAATTGCAGTGTGGGTACAGGTTGTTTATACCCGGAAGAGATGATCTTCCTGGAGAAGGTAAGACTGCAAGTCTTTGCCTGTTGTATTGAAGATCATATAATCTTAGATTTTCTGAATATGGGCATAATTTAATCGGTTAGCCAATAGAAATACTTGATACACAGCCAGGGAGAGCATACTGTAATTATATATTTATGCATGTGATTGCTGTAGGCATAGTTATCAAGCTCAGTCTTTGTTGCTCTACCCTGATTGCTTTTGAGACTGTAATGGTGAGTTGCTGCTTTTGCCTCCTGCAGTCCAAATGGTGAAGTATAATCATTCTGCTAATGTGAAGAAGTGCGAAAATTTTCACCCAGGAATAATCACCATTTATTTCCAGGTCATAATAGTATTTGTCTTAGGGAGAATGTGTAGACAGCGTGTCCACTAACCTTGTTTTTTTGGATAATGGCCTTTGCAGTTTTTAAGAGTTACTGTTAGAAAAGTCTTGGTGAGTTGTTGGAGTGCACGCGATAACCATATTAGAGGTAGAGGGAATGGATTTTTAAGATGATGTTTGGGATTCCAAACACATTAATAAAGTAACTTTCAGGGAACCCTGCACGAGAagtccgaagtccctttgcacctctgatttctgaattttctccccatatagaagatggtctatgcctttattccttctaccaaagtgcatgaccatacacttccctatgtaTATTCGATTgcttacttctttgcccattctcctaatctgtctaagcccttctgaaTTACCTGCTCTTtaaaactccctgcttcctcaacactacctggccctccagcTAActctgtattgtctgcaaacttggccacaaaaccatcaatccattgtccaaatcatcgacatataacctgaaaagaaGCAGCCTCAAAtccgacctctgtggaacactactagttgACGGCAGGCCACTCAGTAtatgtcccctttattcccactcattgccccGTGCTAGCCTGCTATTCTTCTATtgctgtctgacatgctgagtgtttcaagaatatcctgtttttatttcagatttcctgcatctgcagttttttgatAATCATCTTGATTAATTTCTGTTTGATGTTGTTGTGCTTCTTGGTTCAATTCACTCTGGTAGATGGATAATATTTTATTATGTTCCTAATATTTGTGTTCAAAGAGTTGGAAATGCTTTGTGAGTCAAGAAATGAGACCCCTATTGCAGAATACTAAAGGTTTATGACCTTTTAGCTGTATAGCTGGTTTAGATAAGTTAATGGGCAATGATGAGCCAAACATGTTGATGTCAAGCAATTTGTGCTACTGGATTAGCTAAAGCAGTTTGTAAGAGGTGTACAAATATTTTCCATTGCCAAAGATCTTTGGAAACATTCACTTGTGCAGTATCTCAGTAGAGTGCATAAGCCAATAGCATTTATGCAAATTATTTCTGCAGAGATGTCCTGGTACTAGAAAGTTATCTGTCACAGGAAAATAGAGACTATTATTAAAGATGTTATAGCAGGGCAGAgataaaaaatcaaaataataaggCAAAGTCCACACAAGTTCGTGAACAGAAAATCATTGACCAACTTATTGGAGTTCTTCATATAATTGTGGCTCTATTCCAATCCAGTCCCTTTCTTCTATTATTTGTATTAAAAAGTTCAATGGAAAATAACCAATGATAAGTACAGTATCAATGTTTTGTGAATGTGGTGCAGCATGAGATTAGATGGATGAAGTGAATCTTGAAGCAATGGGGATCTTCGAGGTCAAAAGGGAAGCCACAAATGAGTTCAGTTACCTTTACCTATTCCTGTGTTATGAAAGATCGGGCAACTCCTGCTTGCTGGGGTTGGTTGGGAGCTGTGGGAGCTGTGTTCCTAAAAAAATAAGCTATATCACATGTGGCAGGAAATGGGGGTTGAAAAGTTAATAGATTTTTGTGTTGATTTATTCACTTCGTTCCACAGAAATTCTGTGAGactattttattccatatctcgaATATTTgagtagtgatttgtgaattctgtaggAGCCAATTTCTGTAACCTGAACAGCTGTAACATGGGAGTTCCTTGTGGTATCCATTTGATTTGATGGAATCAAGGCGGGACAGTTGTTTCTGCATCCCTGGCTCATTTCTGATCTTGCTTAATCAGAAGGCCATTGTCTTTAATGAATAATAGCTTAATAGTTATGCGAGTAGCGTTAGGATGGAGTTTGCAGGTTATAAGCAGAGATGAAGAAGAGATTGAAGAAAAAGCTGCGTTTGTTTTACAAAAGTCAAATTGCCCTTTGCTAAAGAGCACTGAAAGAGACGTAGGAGTAGTTTTTCAAAGAttgtgttgggggggggaatATAGAGTTGAAAATGTATGATTTTGCATGAAATTGTGGATGTCTTCTCTTTGTATACAAACAAATTGTCCTCCTAAACTGTGTACTCTGGCAGGAGCATGCAACTGgattcaatagttttactgaaagGCTAATTATAtgttaatttttatgtctttctcCACTTTATAGCATTCGCTGAGCAAATAAAAAGTAATATCAAAGAAAGCAGAAGACTGATTATTTTGATGGCAAAATCTTCTGATAAACCACTGTTTGAACAGCAAGTTGGATTGCATGATGCATTGCTGTATGATCAAATGAAAGTTATTCTGATTGAGTTGGATTATCATGAGGATTATAGTGACTTTTCTGAATCAATGAGacatattatacaaaagaaaggaACCATTAAGTGGAAAAGCAATAAGTGGACAACAAATTCTTCTTCAAACACAAAATTTTGGAAACAAGTAAGGTATAATATGCCAGCAAGACCTTCCTGGTCCAGGAAAAATATAGAACACAATAAAAGTGTGCCAAATGTACACCAATCTATGTTGTTGTAAAGATAAGTAAGGTGACTACTGTAGAGACTTGTGTAAACTGCAGAAAAATGTAATACTGAATAGTAGGGACTTGTCTTCCAAGACTTTTCCTTAACGAACTGTATGGTTGGTTGAATTCCAATTTGCGACACATGAGCCGCATGGAAATTCAaatcctttaattttttttttcaaaatgttttCTCTGTGGTGTAGTAGTATTTTGAAAGATAATagatattttttattttaaaactgcATGAAATCTATTTCATATTGAAATTAACGTAGTCTCCACAAATTATACACAAATATATTGTCTGTGTAATTTTCTCTAAAGGTGAATAAAGATTCATAAAAGCGGATATGTACTCATGGATGGGCCTTTAAGTAAACATCAAATCCATTTTGTTGGGAGTTTCCTTCTGTTTTATAGGAGAATATGTTACAGAATTTTGTGTATTTAGTATCTTACGCAAATCTTAAAAAGCACCTAGTGGAATTACTAAAAGTTCATAATGCAAGACAACAGCACATGGCTCATTTATATGAAATAAAATGGTGTATCATTAGATTTGGCTGCACATTTCGTTGTTCTTTATTATCAGTATGCTGTAAACTAAATGATAGATTAAAATATTG
This region includes:
- the LOC134349532 gene encoding interleukin-1 receptor type 1-like isoform X1, with product MINFIIYFCLQGVLALEKWKMTASVPVLLFAFLPFTLAFPLQFNSTLESCQDEGIDFHRHYVLEREALTLKCPLLEYLSPESFQIAAKNFSVMWYRNRTSEVITTNKTQRIHAEDDSLWLLPVLSGDTDLYICVLWYPTFCVKKAISVQVNKPVSASCPQNSNFYGSSSHSGTAKTIFCPDVSEYAGSNEDFALQWYKGCKPISYDAVKYHYHKGDWHLIIEDVDKSDEGIYVCELKFMHNGLQYVISKTIDLYIKVCKKSVVPQITYPKNGTIEIPAGSNLNLSCVAYTGYCDPAVSLVYWIIDNIFIEDYFNNSFHYEEREWVSEDKGNYHQVNIILNNFKEEYYDKVFKCVARNGLGNQIATIKFRKTAADFTREIVATFGVFACVLLICICTYKSFKIDIILCFRDNFAVGGAQNDGKRYDAYIIYPQSNSSCSPDILLFVMNILPRVLELQCGYRLFIPGRDDLPGEAFAEQIKSNIKESRRLIILMAKSSDKPLFEQQVGLHDALLYDQMKVILIELDYHEDYSDFSESMRHIIQKKGTIKWKSNKWTTNSSSNTKFWKQVRYNMPARPSWSRKNIEHNKSVPNVHQSMLL
- the LOC134349532 gene encoding interleukin-1 receptor type 1-like isoform X2, whose product is MTASVPVLLFAFLPFTLAFPLQFNSTLESCQDEGIDFHRHYVLEREALTLKCPLLEYLSPESFQIAAKNFSVMWYRNRTSEVITTNKTQRIHAEDDSLWLLPVLSGDTDLYICVLWYPTFCVKKAISVQVNKPVSASCPQNSNFYGSSSHSGTAKTIFCPDVSEYAGSNEDFALQWYKGCKPISYDAVKYHYHKGDWHLIIEDVDKSDEGIYVCELKFMHNGLQYVISKTIDLYIKVCKKSVVPQITYPKNGTIEIPAGSNLNLSCVAYTGYCDPAVSLVYWIIDNIFIEDYFNNSFHYEEREWVSEDKGNYHQVNIILNNFKEEYYDKVFKCVARNGLGNQIATIKFRKTAADFTREIVATFGVFACVLLICICTYKSFKIDIILCFRDNFAVGGAQNDGKRYDAYIIYPQSNSSCSPDILLFVMNILPRVLELQCGYRLFIPGRDDLPGEAFAEQIKSNIKESRRLIILMAKSSDKPLFEQQVGLHDALLYDQMKVILIELDYHEDYSDFSESMRHIIQKKGTIKWKSNKWTTNSSSNTKFWKQVRYNMPARPSWSRKNIEHNKSVPNVHQSMLL